In a single window of the Arthrobacter zhangbolii genome:
- a CDS encoding MFS transporter produces MSGSSQKLWTRGFVLAIVTNLFISLVFYLLMTTMALYAVQEFAASDSAAGFASGSFVIGALAARVFAGKFLDFVGRRRMLIASLAVFVAASVLYIPASNLGLLLAVRLLHGAAFGAASTSLSASVMGLIPAHRRGEGTGYFGISTTLATAVGPFLAVLLVDSASYRALFLFAAACAAVALILSLVLRLPERTPGPEELKNKWRMHLSDILDVSVLPIASVMFIAGAAYAGILSFLNSYAQTEGMVLGASLFFVVYAGVVLVSRLFVGRIQDRHGDNAVVYPTLLSFAAGLALLAYAPNDTVMAVAGVFVGFGFGALMPCAQAIAVGMAAPARIGLATSTFFIFMDAGVGLGPLLLGVLLPLSGFHGMYWVLAAVLLGNTVLYYFVHGRKDRRPDHTAFVAQDTPAA; encoded by the coding sequence GTGTCAGGCAGCAGCCAGAAACTATGGACCAGGGGATTCGTGCTGGCGATCGTCACGAACCTGTTCATTTCCCTCGTTTTTTACCTGCTGATGACCACCATGGCGCTCTACGCGGTGCAGGAGTTCGCCGCGTCGGACAGCGCCGCCGGCTTTGCCTCCGGTTCGTTTGTGATCGGCGCTCTTGCCGCCCGGGTCTTTGCCGGAAAGTTCCTTGATTTCGTTGGCCGCCGGCGCATGCTGATCGCCAGCCTCGCAGTTTTCGTAGCCGCTTCGGTGCTTTACATCCCGGCCTCGAACCTGGGCCTGCTGCTGGCAGTGAGGCTGCTCCACGGCGCCGCCTTCGGTGCCGCCAGCACCAGCCTCTCAGCCTCGGTGATGGGGCTTATCCCCGCCCACCGGCGCGGGGAAGGCACCGGATACTTCGGCATCTCCACCACCCTGGCCACCGCCGTCGGGCCGTTCCTGGCCGTGCTCCTGGTGGACTCGGCCAGCTACCGTGCGCTTTTCCTGTTTGCTGCCGCCTGCGCCGCCGTCGCCCTGATCCTCTCGCTGGTGCTGCGGCTGCCCGAGCGCACACCGGGCCCGGAGGAACTGAAGAACAAGTGGCGCATGCACCTGAGCGACATCCTCGACGTGTCCGTGCTTCCCATTGCCTCGGTAATGTTCATTGCCGGTGCCGCCTACGCGGGCATCCTTTCCTTCCTGAACTCCTACGCCCAGACGGAGGGCATGGTCCTCGGGGCAAGCCTCTTCTTTGTGGTCTATGCCGGGGTGGTGCTGGTATCGCGGCTCTTCGTTGGCCGGATCCAGGACCGCCACGGAGACAACGCCGTGGTCTACCCCACGCTTCTCTCCTTCGCCGCCGGCCTGGCGCTCCTTGCCTACGCCCCCAATGACACTGTCATGGCCGTGGCCGGCGTCTTCGTCGGGTTCGGCTTCGGTGCCCTGATGCCGTGCGCCCAGGCCATCGCAGTGGGCATGGCCGCACCGGCACGGATTGGCCTGGCCACGTCCACGTTCTTCATCTTTATGGACGCCGGGGTGGGTCTGGGCCCGCTCCTGCTGGGAGTACTGCTGCCGCTGAGCGGGTTCCACGGCATGTACTGGGTCCTTGCTGCGGTGCTGCTGGGCAATACGGTGCTGTACTACTTTGTCCACGGCCGCAAGGACCGGCGGCCGGACCATACCGCCTTCGTGGCTCAGGACACGCCCGCCGCCTGA
- the ligD gene encoding non-homologous end-joining DNA ligase, translating into MAREAETLTVPGPDGEREIRISSPGRVLWPVPGITKLDLARYMADVGEAFIRANGDRPVSLERFPEGIEGEVFFSKNPPRGMPEWMRGVTVTYPSARSHPQVVLDEPAAAVWAVQMNTVVFHPWPSRAENTDNPDQLRIDLDPQPGTDFDDAVPAALELRSILAEAGLEGYIKTSGNRGIHLFAPIRPEHEFQDVRHAVIAAAREVERRMPEKVTTAWWKEERGRRVFVDFNQANRDRTMAGAYSPRALPDAPVSCPISWEELEQVHPGDFTIATIPERLRTVGDPWADMYARPGSIDVLLGWWERDLANGLGELPFPPDYPKMPGEPPRVQPSRARRKD; encoded by the coding sequence ATGGCACGCGAGGCGGAAACACTGACGGTTCCCGGTCCGGACGGGGAACGCGAGATACGGATTTCAAGTCCCGGACGGGTGCTCTGGCCCGTCCCGGGGATCACCAAGCTCGATCTGGCGCGCTACATGGCGGACGTGGGTGAAGCCTTTATTCGGGCCAACGGGGACCGGCCGGTCTCCCTTGAGCGTTTCCCCGAAGGAATCGAGGGGGAAGTGTTCTTCTCGAAGAATCCGCCCCGGGGCATGCCGGAGTGGATGCGCGGGGTTACGGTGACCTATCCCAGTGCCCGGTCCCACCCGCAGGTGGTGCTGGATGAGCCGGCGGCCGCGGTCTGGGCGGTGCAGATGAACACAGTGGTATTCCACCCCTGGCCCTCGCGGGCGGAGAATACGGACAATCCTGATCAGCTGCGCATCGATCTGGACCCCCAGCCGGGCACGGACTTCGACGACGCCGTCCCGGCCGCGCTGGAACTGCGCTCCATCCTCGCCGAGGCGGGTCTGGAGGGGTATATCAAGACCTCCGGCAACCGCGGCATCCACCTCTTTGCCCCGATCCGGCCGGAGCATGAGTTCCAGGATGTCCGCCATGCCGTCATCGCCGCAGCGCGGGAGGTAGAGCGGAGGATGCCGGAGAAGGTGACCACCGCATGGTGGAAGGAAGAGCGCGGCCGGCGTGTATTCGTGGATTTCAACCAGGCCAACCGGGACCGGACCATGGCCGGGGCCTACAGCCCGCGCGCCCTCCCGGATGCCCCCGTCTCCTGCCCGATCAGCTGGGAAGAACTCGAACAGGTGCATCCGGGTGACTTCACCATTGCCACCATTCCCGAGCGGCTGCGTACGGTAGGGGATCCGTGGGCCGACATGTATGCACGGCCCGGCTCCATCGACGTGCTGCTGGGCTGGTGGGAGCGGGACCTGGCCAACGGGCTGGGCGAGCTGCCCTTCCCGCCGGACTATCCCAAGATGCCGGGGGAGCCGCCCCGGGTCCAGCCCAGCCGGGCCCGCCGCAAGGACTGA
- a CDS encoding sulfurtransferase TusA family protein — protein MAKVTLETNGSVCPFPLVEAKEAMKTMTAGDELVINFDCTQATDAIPRWAAESGYPVTDFSKTGPAEWSITVAKA, from the coding sequence GTGGCAAAAGTAACCCTGGAAACCAACGGATCCGTCTGCCCCTTCCCTCTGGTTGAAGCCAAGGAGGCCATGAAAACCATGACTGCGGGCGATGAGCTGGTCATCAACTTCGATTGCACCCAGGCCACGGACGCCATCCCCCGCTGGGCGGCCGAAAGCGGCTACCCGGTCACGGACTTCTCCAAGACCGGTCCGGCGGAGTGGTCCATTACGGTCGCCAAGGCGTAG
- a CDS encoding YeeE/YedE family protein, translated as MLISGLLVGVALGFVMQRGRFCVTGAFRDIWVTRNTRWLTAFLVVVAVQSVGVFALDAAGVIRLHGDAFPWLATIVGGFIFGFAIVLAGGCATGTYYRAGEGLVGSWLALITYALFAAIMKTGPLAGFNTAMRSVTVEQSNFYTVLGVSPWLFVAVLVAAVALAVRHHLNKPRIAMAALPPSKTGLAHLLFEKPWNAFATAVVIGIIAIAAWPLSWATGREDGLGITTPSSKLVGYLVTGDAELVDWGVFLVVGILLGSFIAAKGSGEFRVRVPDAATVIKSLGGGALMGIGAALAGGCTIGNAMVQTAQFSFQGWTALVFMILGTGLAAKLTIMNRRQAPAAARVPAGV; from the coding sequence ATGCTAATTTCAGGCCTGCTGGTGGGGGTGGCCCTCGGTTTCGTTATGCAGCGGGGGCGCTTCTGCGTTACCGGCGCTTTCCGTGACATCTGGGTGACCCGCAATACGCGGTGGCTGACCGCTTTCCTGGTGGTGGTGGCTGTTCAGAGTGTGGGCGTCTTCGCCCTCGACGCAGCCGGAGTCATCAGGCTCCATGGCGATGCCTTTCCCTGGCTCGCCACTATCGTGGGCGGCTTCATCTTTGGTTTCGCCATCGTCCTGGCCGGCGGCTGCGCCACCGGCACCTACTACCGGGCAGGTGAAGGCCTGGTGGGCAGCTGGCTTGCCCTGATTACCTATGCCCTCTTCGCCGCCATCATGAAGACCGGACCGCTGGCCGGATTCAACACGGCCATGCGCTCAGTGACCGTGGAACAAAGCAACTTTTACACCGTCCTGGGTGTTTCTCCGTGGCTGTTTGTCGCCGTACTGGTTGCCGCCGTCGCGCTGGCGGTCCGGCATCACCTGAACAAGCCCCGCATCGCCATGGCCGCCCTGCCGCCTTCCAAAACCGGCCTGGCACACCTGTTGTTCGAGAAGCCGTGGAATGCCTTCGCCACCGCGGTGGTCATCGGCATTATTGCCATTGCCGCCTGGCCGCTCAGCTGGGCCACGGGCCGCGAAGACGGTCTGGGCATCACCACACCCTCCTCCAAGCTTGTTGGCTATTTGGTGACCGGCGACGCCGAGCTGGTGGACTGGGGTGTGTTCCTGGTTGTCGGCATCCTCCTTGGCTCCTTCATTGCCGCTAAGGGCAGTGGAGAATTCCGGGTCAGGGTGCCGGACGCCGCCACCGTCATAAAAAGCCTGGGCGGAGGCGCGCTGATGGGCATTGGCGCCGCACTGGCCGGCGGGTGCACCATCGGCAACGCCATGGTGCAGACGGCGCAGTTCAGCTTCCAGGGCTGGACAGCCCTGGTCTTTATGATCCTGGGCACCGGCCTGGCCGCGAAGCTGACCATCATGAACCGCCGGCAGGCACCCGCAGCTGCGCGCGTACCGGCGGGAGTATGA
- a CDS encoding glycosyltransferase family 2 protein, with product MYIQTVERDAMPTISVVIPCRNDAPMLAACLRGLAEQTRAPDEILVVDNASTDRTAEVCRAFGVRRVREDSVGVAAATFRGFDEAAGEWLTRIDADSVPPPHWLAQLETALLAAGKDTAVTGPGDFYGAAPVILWIARNLYIGGYRWSMNLLMGHPPLFGSNFGFHRSMWEQVRGRVHRGVPRVHDDLDLSYQLRPWMNVVWDETLRVRVSARPFHTWAGLGRRLAMAYVTFRVDFAAEGPLARRRERRYLAGGAV from the coding sequence ATGTACATCCAAACCGTGGAACGGGATGCGATGCCGACCATCTCGGTGGTGATTCCTTGCCGAAACGATGCCCCCATGCTCGCCGCGTGCCTGCGGGGCCTGGCAGAGCAGACCCGTGCCCCGGATGAAATCCTGGTGGTGGACAACGCCAGCACCGACCGGACCGCGGAGGTCTGCAGGGCCTTCGGGGTCCGCCGGGTCCGGGAGGACAGTGTCGGTGTTGCCGCAGCAACCTTCCGCGGTTTCGACGAGGCCGCCGGTGAATGGCTGACCCGCATCGACGCAGATTCGGTTCCGCCACCGCACTGGCTTGCCCAGCTGGAGACTGCCCTGCTGGCGGCCGGCAAGGACACCGCGGTGACCGGCCCCGGGGATTTCTACGGAGCCGCTCCGGTGATCCTGTGGATTGCACGGAACCTGTACATCGGCGGCTACCGCTGGTCAATGAACCTGCTGATGGGACATCCGCCGCTCTTCGGCTCCAACTTCGGCTTCCACCGCAGTATGTGGGAACAGGTCCGGGGCCGGGTCCACCGCGGCGTTCCCCGGGTCCATGATGACCTGGACCTTAGTTACCAGCTGCGCCCGTGGATGAACGTTGTGTGGGACGAGACGCTTCGCGTCCGGGTGTCTGCCCGTCCGTTCCATACCTGGGCCGGGCTGGGCAGGCGGTTGGCCATGGCTTATGTGACGTTCCGGGTCGATTTTGCCGCTGAGGGGCCGCTGGCCCGGCGCAGGGAACGCCGGTACCTAGCGGGCGGTGCGGTATAG
- a CDS encoding alpha/beta fold hydrolase encodes MALRGIFPGRRLPRRLHPEPAAGPAAVPGAAAAADPAAARDAALGDIDWTVLPPGTGRSFFPAPSGALAAVSMGSPADTPVILVPGAMGSKEDFSLMLPELAAAGYFAFSYDLAGQYESAGAGPEQLHPPRAHYDYDLFVDDLISVLAVHGPAHVVGYSFAGVVVQLTALRRPDLFRSMTLLGCPPRGGQSFRGVSRIGWLAPLIGDRISADLIVWGVRRNFIRAPAGRMKLVNLRFTVTRRDSIRDMVRLMRHAPDLRAALGATTVPKFVGVGAHDVWPVRLHREFAASIGASFAVYASGHSPSEESPYQLTHDLLRLYRTAR; translated from the coding sequence ATGGCACTTAGGGGAATCTTTCCCGGGCGGAGGCTTCCCCGCAGACTGCACCCGGAACCGGCTGCGGGACCGGCCGCGGTTCCAGGTGCAGCTGCCGCCGCGGACCCGGCTGCTGCGCGGGACGCCGCACTGGGCGACATTGACTGGACGGTCCTGCCACCGGGAACCGGGCGATCCTTTTTCCCGGCACCCAGCGGGGCCCTGGCCGCCGTCAGTATGGGCAGTCCTGCCGATACGCCGGTCATCCTTGTGCCTGGCGCCATGGGCTCCAAGGAGGATTTCTCCCTTATGCTCCCCGAACTTGCCGCCGCCGGCTACTTCGCCTTCAGCTATGACCTGGCCGGCCAGTATGAGTCCGCCGGGGCCGGCCCGGAGCAACTGCACCCTCCGCGGGCCCATTATGACTACGACCTGTTTGTTGATGACCTGATCTCGGTGCTGGCCGTTCACGGCCCCGCCCATGTGGTCGGGTACTCGTTTGCCGGCGTCGTCGTCCAGCTCACGGCACTGCGGCGGCCGGACCTGTTTCGAAGCATGACCCTGCTTGGCTGTCCGCCCCGGGGCGGACAGAGTTTCCGCGGCGTAAGCCGGATCGGGTGGCTCGCTCCGCTGATCGGCGACCGGATCAGTGCGGACCTGATTGTCTGGGGGGTCAGGCGCAACTTCATCAGGGCGCCGGCAGGCCGGATGAAACTGGTCAACCTCCGCTTCACCGTCACCCGGCGGGATTCGATCCGGGACATGGTCCGGCTGATGCGCCACGCCCCGGACCTGCGCGCCGCCCTGGGCGCCACCACCGTGCCCAAATTCGTCGGTGTCGGTGCGCATGATGTGTGGCCGGTCCGGCTGCACCGGGAGTTCGCCGCGAGCATTGGCGCGTCCTTTGCCGTGTACGCCAGCGGACACAGCCCCAGCGAGGAATCCCCCTATCAGCTGACCCACGACCTGCTGCGGCTATACCGCACCGCCCGCTAG
- a CDS encoding lysophospholipid acyltransferase family protein produces the protein MSEPSHSQELTLPAKRSPNKYVYRGIVFTGLAARGLFRVPVIPSGLENLPTGEQIRGLDRKVVPGKGAVVAITHFGYLDFAFAELLIWRKLKVHMRFLVTKKAAKKPFVKAVCDWCEHVVVDRADGAAAYAESVEKLRGGDYLAVLPEAGVSRSFSVRELKTGAVRMAAEAGVPIIPISIWGAHRMKTRGHGLSLSSVWKTPVRMHVGEMIRVDENPDVAAETLRLQEELQAGIDHCIDTYPVTPAPGAWWMPRSRGGSAMGVEEQRVLDAADREKYKITG, from the coding sequence ATGTCCGAACCATCCCATTCCCAGGAGCTGACGTTGCCCGCAAAGCGTTCCCCCAACAAATACGTTTACCGAGGTATTGTCTTCACGGGCCTCGCCGCACGCGGCCTCTTCCGGGTCCCGGTGATTCCCTCGGGCCTGGAGAATCTTCCCACCGGCGAACAGATCCGCGGACTGGACCGCAAGGTGGTTCCCGGCAAAGGCGCCGTGGTAGCCATTACGCACTTCGGGTATCTCGATTTTGCCTTCGCTGAGCTGCTCATCTGGCGGAAGCTGAAGGTGCATATGCGCTTCCTGGTCACGAAGAAGGCGGCTAAAAAGCCTTTCGTCAAGGCCGTCTGCGACTGGTGTGAGCATGTGGTGGTGGACCGGGCCGACGGTGCTGCTGCGTATGCGGAGTCCGTGGAAAAGCTGCGGGGCGGAGACTATCTTGCGGTTCTCCCCGAAGCCGGGGTCAGCCGCAGCTTCTCGGTCCGCGAATTGAAGACCGGCGCTGTGCGCATGGCCGCCGAGGCAGGTGTGCCGATCATTCCGATTTCTATCTGGGGCGCCCACCGGATGAAGACCCGCGGACACGGGCTGAGCCTGTCCTCGGTGTGGAAGACACCGGTCCGCATGCACGTGGGCGAAATGATCCGCGTTGACGAAAATCCCGACGTCGCGGCGGAAACCCTGCGGCTGCAGGAGGAACTGCAGGCCGGAATCGACCATTGCATTGACACGTATCCGGTCACTCCCGCCCCCGGTGCGTGGTGGATGCCACGCAGCCGGGGCGGCAGCGCCATGGGAGTGGAGGAACAGCGTGTACTGGATGCAGCTGACCGGGAGAAGTACAAGATCACCGGCTAG
- a CDS encoding SDR family oxidoreductase produces the protein MNQPKQQQEVPGTQEAMTPIPDCGEETYRGSGKLEGKAAVITGGDSGIGRAVAIAYAREGADVVISYLNEDADARDTARLVEEAGRRAVLVRGDLDTAAQCRRVIDTAVDQFGKVDILVHNAAFQMDRESIEEIPDEEWEYTFKVNINAMFYLVKAALPHMSPGSSVIGTSSVNSDMPVPTLAPYSATKAAIANFSASLSQLLGERGIRVNSVAPGPIWTPLIPATMPEDKVESFGADTPLGRPGQPAELAPTYVLLASEDGSYISGARIAVTGGNPIL, from the coding sequence ATGAACCAGCCAAAGCAGCAACAGGAAGTGCCCGGAACGCAGGAGGCGATGACGCCGATTCCGGATTGCGGCGAGGAAACCTACCGCGGCAGCGGGAAGCTCGAGGGCAAAGCCGCCGTGATTACCGGTGGCGACAGCGGTATCGGCCGGGCAGTGGCCATCGCGTACGCACGCGAGGGGGCCGACGTCGTGATCTCCTACCTGAACGAGGATGCGGACGCGCGGGATACCGCCCGGCTTGTGGAAGAGGCCGGCCGCAGGGCGGTACTGGTGCGCGGAGACCTGGATACGGCAGCTCAGTGCCGCCGCGTCATCGATACCGCTGTTGACCAGTTCGGCAAGGTGGACATCCTTGTCCACAACGCGGCGTTCCAGATGGACCGCGAATCCATTGAGGAGATTCCGGACGAGGAGTGGGAGTACACGTTCAAGGTGAACATCAATGCGATGTTCTATCTGGTGAAGGCAGCCCTGCCGCACATGTCCCCGGGCTCCTCGGTGATCGGCACTTCCTCGGTGAACTCCGACATGCCGGTGCCCACGCTGGCACCGTATTCAGCAACCAAGGCAGCCATTGCCAACTTCTCCGCCAGCCTGTCACAGCTGCTTGGCGAACGCGGCATCAGGGTCAACAGCGTGGCGCCCGGACCCATCTGGACACCGCTGATCCCGGCCACCATGCCCGAAGACAAGGTTGAGTCCTTCGGAGCCGACACACCCCTGGGGCGGCCGGGCCAGCCGGCTGAACTGGCACCGACCTACGTCCTGCTGGCCTCTGAGGACGGCAGCTACATCTCCGGAGCCCGGATTGCCGTCACCGGAGGCAACCCCATCCTCTAG
- a CDS encoding SDR family oxidoreductase yields the protein MSRIAIIGGHGKVALHLARRLTAANHSVTSVFRNPDHTADVEDTGAAAKVADVQALSTEEMAELLRGHDAVVWTAGAGGGSPERTFAVDRDAAIRSMDAAEAAGAKRYVMVSYFGAGKDHGVPEDDGFYAYAEAKADADEHLRASGLDWTILGPSALTLDPGTGRIETGSGVTGSQVSREDVAHVAAEVLDRPETAGRTIEFNNGTTPVAEALDAVAAQ from the coding sequence ATGTCACGCATCGCCATCATCGGGGGACACGGAAAAGTTGCACTCCACCTCGCCCGCAGGCTCACCGCCGCAAACCACTCCGTTACGTCAGTGTTCCGCAATCCGGACCACACCGCGGATGTCGAGGACACCGGGGCCGCTGCCAAGGTAGCCGACGTCCAGGCCCTGTCCACGGAGGAGATGGCCGAGCTGCTGCGCGGTCATGATGCAGTGGTCTGGACTGCCGGAGCCGGCGGCGGCAGCCCCGAGCGCACCTTTGCCGTGGACCGGGACGCAGCCATCCGGTCGATGGACGCAGCCGAAGCTGCCGGCGCGAAGCGGTACGTTATGGTCTCCTACTTCGGGGCAGGCAAGGATCACGGTGTGCCGGAGGACGACGGGTTCTACGCGTACGCCGAGGCCAAGGCCGACGCCGACGAGCACCTGCGTGCCAGCGGGCTGGACTGGACCATTCTCGGCCCCAGCGCCCTGACGCTGGATCCGGGTACGGGACGAATCGAAACCGGTTCGGGGGTTACCGGCAGCCAGGTATCCCGCGAGGATGTTGCCCATGTGGCAGCCGAGGTCCTCGACCGCCCCGAAACGGCAGGCCGGACCATCGAATTCAACAACGGCACAACGCCGGTAGCCGAGGCGCTGGACGCCGTAGCCGCACAGTAG